The DNA region CTTCAATGTCAGGttccctgcagggcaggagtgTCCTCACAGCTCTTCTTTCACCCAaaacaggagggagggatgagCTTTCAGCCAAAGGCCCCCCTGGTCAGCCTTCCCAAGATCCTTTGTCTGCCTGAATCTCTCTCCTCCATGCAGCACAGCTCACTGGATGTTTCCCAAGAGCcaagcagcccagccctgttGCCCAATCACCTCTCCCATGCTGAACATCCAGCACACCGACCACAGATCCAGGGCTGCAGCCTCActgtttcttcctcctcctccctctccaggCTTCAGCACTGGAGGACCGTATTATCAAAGGCAGGTTCATCTTTGAGAGCAAGCAGTATAAGAAAATATGGCATTGACAGGactgaaagaagcagaaaatgaaagaaggaaTTTTCCAGTTACAGAGCCAGTACTCAAAACACCCATGAAGAGAAATCAGGGGCCCACCGCCCAGAGGTACCTACTGCAGAGAAGGATCATTCAGCATATGCACTCAAAGTTTCACCTCTCTGCTGCAGAATGGATTAATCCTGGAGTGGAAACTCCAGAAGGGCTAGACAGTGATGCCAAAGGAGAAGGGGGAACACTGCCCGGTTAGGCACCAGATGTCCAGGAAGGATTTATGAATGACAAAGTATGGAAACGAAGCAGAGGGCAAGAAATGCctgatgctgctgcagaggtCTCAAGGGGACACCTGCACAGTGACAGTATTTAAGGTCTCCTGTCCTGACTGCCCTCAGACAGCAGACAGTGTgaggcaaggggctgtgggagcagcctctgcttTTGATTTGCATTCACCTCGGGTGCTGGTGCTCTTGGAAGTGCAGAGACTGAGGAGCTGTGGCAGTCCCTGGTGCTCTCTGACTCcgagctgctgggctgtgctggtgccatCCTCTTGTGCTCGGACTGGAGAGCCCTGCAAGGCCGCCAGGAGACAAAATTAGGAAGCAGCAGGGGGAAAGGTTACTTACTTATTCCACTGACATGGCAGCACTCAAAACTAAAACTGAGCCCTGTGTTTGGGCACTGAGAGCAGAGGGGAGAAAGCCAGAGGAATACATTGCTGTGCTCCGAAAATAAAGCTCCGTATGAAAAAAACCTTCTGGGAATAATAAAACCTTTAACTCACACCCAGCCAGACAAGAATGTAAACAGGATCTCACTGCTACATTGTGAAGCTGCATTCAAccaaataaagttttaaaaaaaaaaaacaacaaaaaaaaaacaaaacagcccaGTGCCTTTCTGAAAGCCTGAACCCCCAAAAGATACATTTCCAATAAAGGGTAACAATTTCAGGATGGATTCTGGGTCTATAAAAAACTATGTGATCTACAGACACACTGGGGccaaggaggagaaaagaagggaacACCTGGGGAAATATAAGTCTGGTTCATAGGTAAACTCCAGCATGCCTGGATTATTCATTTCTAATGGGAGCTTTCCTGAAAACCCCACAAATATGAAACCAATTTTCAACAGGAACCCTGAATAGCATCAAACCAAAGCGTGCAGCTTCAAGGGAAACCAGGAAcctcttcccctctccccctcaAATGAAAAGTAGTTTGTTTGGTCTAGAGGGTGGTTTGGGAACACAAGTGTACCTTGGAGGAGCAAGTGAAGAAGATGGCTTTTCCACAACCTGTTTTGTTCACAAAAACAAAGAGGAGAGGGGGAAGCAAGGTTAGCTCAGGGAACTCAGCACAGTGCAACAAGCTGATTTAAAGGCATGTCTGTGTGCCTGGTGTAGGCACCACCTAAAACTGACTTGGTCAGCAGCACTCTCAGCACTCCCACTTGTGTCTAACACTCTCAGATAATGCTTTTGCTGACAATCGAGATAAAATGGGGTTTGTGCTTCCACAGAGATGACATGCTTCAAGTCTTCGTGAAAAACATCACACTGGAGATGACAACTGTAACAAAAGTGTGAGTCCCTGAAGCATTTTCCATTCATCTGTCTCCTCTGGCTCAAATACGTTACAGCTCTGCAAATACAGAGCCTACTGAAAAGagtggaaaagaggaaagagaagttTGCTGCCACATTGGCCCACTCAGACACACTCCCAGGCACAATGGCATCTCAGTAACAGCCCGTGCTGGAAGCATGGGACAGGTTTCCCTTTGTTTCCCAAATGGAAAATTGGAAGCCCAGACAGGAGGCAGCAGGTCCAGAGCCTTTGGACAAGGGGAGCTCAGGAAAGGCAACCCCCAGCTTGagggaggagcagctctggctgcctggCATGAGTTGTCAGTCCGGCTCTTGAACTGCTCTAGACAAGAGTTACGCTCACAGACTGAGAGGAAGGCTGATCTTACAACTCCAGCTTTTATCCCTACTTCTCCTCAgcccaccccaaaacacactTTCAGGGAGGGCAACATCTGCTGAGTGAACAGGAGCTGAGcaatgcattttttccccagccATTTCCTTAAGGCATGCAAAACATAAGAAAACACAGAGATCGATTATGGAAGAGCACCAACCTTCCAAGCTTTTTCCGTGGATGTCACATCAATGGGcttctttttctgaaacagGAACAAGGGAGGCAGAAGgagttggttggggttttttactaATTGACATGCACACAGCAGCATGTGGTGACCACCAACTCTAGAAAGTCATGCAATACcattaataataaaatgctACTAAGGATCAAAAGGCCTATCTGAAGGGGAATTGATAATGGAGGCCAAGTGGAAAACCAGTTGAAATTCCCAAAGTCATCTCTTCTGCCTCTGAGAAAAATGTCTGTGTTCCCTTTGGAACCTGGCAGTctggaaattttctttccattcttaagctactactactactactactgctATTTATCCTTACTGTTATTATTGTTATGTAAATATGCCTGTGCAGTCTTCTCCCTTTATGGAATTACACCATGAAGCAGCTAAGCTTTGTCTTCAAAGGCACAGGCTACCTCTGCATTTAAAAAGTTGTGCAAAAAGCTTCcttacttcaaaaaaaaaaaaaaaaacagtcagaAATAATAGTTACCAATTCCTCTAAGGCAGTTCTAGAGTAAGAGGAATATTTCTCATTCACCCAAATAAAATGAGACTCCTTATGCTTCTGAGGGCAACAGCAGTCTGGACAAGACACAACAACGATTGCACTCACCTTGACAGGCTCAGGAAGGATTTTGGACTGTGGAGCTTTGGCTTCTGACCTCTGATTGGAGTGACCTTTATCACTGTCATCACGGCTCGGCTCAGGGTTAGGTGGGAGGCCCAGTGATTCTCGTGAGGATTCTTTCCTTATGTCCTCATATGGGTTGGTCTTACTGGAGGCTGGCCTATGACTCTGGGTCTGTGACTtgattttgggcttttttggaaTCCATATGGGAATCAGAGAGGACTCATGGCTCAGGAGCATCTTGGAGTCCACATTGCCCAGCAGGTTCTTAATGCGCCTGGACAGCTCATCTTCTTTATCGGTCTGCAGCACAAGAACAGAGCGGGAGAAATGTCAGAAACATCCCAAGCAAGAGAGCCAGCTCAGCAGGAGACATTGCTCGGCATC from Anomalospiza imberbis isolate Cuckoo-Finch-1a 21T00152 chromosome 4, ASM3175350v1, whole genome shotgun sequence includes:
- the LOC137472744 gene encoding AF4/FMR2 family member 1-like isoform X1 translates to MEPTDNQNRDKSWSNNRNLLRLLEQERRRRQVAPEEKDPFLAKTPLFAKPYKTDKEDELSRRIKNLLGNVDSKMLLSHESSLIPIWIPKKPKIKSQTQSHRPASSKTNPYEDIRKESSRESLGLPPNPEPSRDDSDKGHSNQRSEAKAPQSKILPEPVKVVEKPSSSLAPPRALQSEHKRMAPAQPSSSESESTRDCHSSSVSALPRAPAPEPIVHMYEQSIEGILEEMSSPLSPLLPPFRTPARTETSEFPLQAKVTLPILARASGKLQEISLLSRTSVLAEGACLEASLSSLTINSVES
- the LOC137472744 gene encoding AF4/FMR2 family member 4-like isoform X3; protein product: MEPTDNQNRDKSWSNNRNLLRLLEQERRRRQVAPEEKDPFLAKTPLFAKPYKTDKEDELSRRIKNLLGNVDSKMLLSHESSLIPIWIPKKPKIKSQTQSHRPASSKTNPYEDIRKESSRESLGLPPNPEPSRDDSDKGHSNQRSEAKAPQSKILPEPVKVVEKPSSSLAPPSPSCTCMSSPLKEYWRK